CAATGCCAGTCGGCCCGCCCGTCGATCAGGCCGCGCTGGTCAGCGATCCGGATCTCGGCTCCTCCCTCGACGTCAACCACGATCCGGCTCCCGTCGTAGCGGCGGGAGACCAGGGTGCGCACGGTCAGGCCGTGGTGCGCCAGGGTGCGAGTCAGCCGCTCGCCCGTGGTCTCGGGGGTGTCCTGCATGGTCATCTCCTCGCGGGGTGTGGGGGTTTCGAGGGCCGGGGCGGCGGTGCCATCCGCCGCCCCGGCAGGAGCGGGCCCGCCCTGGCGGGCCCGCTGGGTGCTGCTACTCGTCGTCCGGCTCGCCGGGCTCGGTGCCCGGCTCGGCCTCGGCCTCGCGGCCCTCGCTCTCCTGGGCACCTTCGGCCTCCCGGGCTGCCTTCTCCTCGGCCTCCCGCTTGAGCCGGGCCTCCTCGCGCTCGCGCTCCCAGCGCTCGCGCTGGGCCTGGCGCTCGGCCTCCTGCTTGGCCTTCTCCTCGGCCTGCTGCTGGGCGGTGGCCAGGGTCTCCTCCTCGACCTCGGAGAGGCTGTAGCCGTGCTTCTTCAGGAAGTTCAGCCACTCGACCGTCTTGCGCTCGATGGGCTTGCGGCGGCCGAACTCGTCCTTCTTGCCGCGCCATGCCTCGTCGGTCATGTGCTCGAACTCGTACATGCCCGCGATGTGGGCGAACAGGAGCCACCAGTACCGCTTGGCTCCGGTGCGCTTGATCAGCTTGGCCACGGCGTCGGGCCGGGTGTGCGTCAGGTTCTCGTCCTTCAGGAACTTCGACAGCAGCCTGCCGTAGTCACCCGTCACGTAGTGGGTGTAGGCGTAGCTGCCCGTGATGATCCCCGTCAGTACCAGGTCCTTCACGTCGGCCGGGGCCTCGCCCTTGTCCTGGCACATGTCGACGATGAACGCCTGCCGGACCTCGCGCACCGAACGCCAGGCGGCGTTGTTGGCCTTCACGCGCCGGGCTTCGGCGCGGGCGGCCTCGCGCTCGGCCTCGGCCTTCTCGTCGACCTCCTCGCTCCCGCCGTCCTCGTTCTGGGCGGCCCCGGTGATCCGGTGGCCGTGCTTCTTGAAGTCGCGGCAGATCCAGACCACTTCGCCGTCGGCCGGGTCGAACGTGGCGGCGTGGCCCTCACAGGTCTCGTTGTGACCGGCTTCGGTCAGCGGGCGGCCGATCGCGCTCTCCAGCTCCTCCAGCGGGCGGGCGGCGCTGTACTGCCAGCTGTGGGGCCAGCCGATGACCGGGATCATCTTCTTGGCCAGCTCGGCCGTCGCCGCTGCGATGCGCTCGGCCTTCTCCTTCTCGGCCCTCAGCGCCTGCATGGCCTGACGCCACGCGCCCCGCTTGGTGTTGCCCTCGTCGGTGTCCTTCCGCTTGGCCTGCTCCAGCTTCCACAGAGCGTTGGGCACGTCCTCGACCTCGGCAAAGTCGGCCTGCTCGACCCAGTCGAACTCTGCCCCCTGGTCCCACAGTTCCTCGATCACCTCGGGGGCGATCTTGGCGACCCGGGGGGCGGCGTCCAGTTCCTCCGTGGTCCGGCCGATGGCGGCCGCGAGCTGGGCCTTGCGGGCCTTGGGCACCCGCTTGGCGTTGACCATGAGAGCGAGCTGCTGGGCGGCGTCCAGGTCGTCCTGGACGCTGGCGGCCGCGCGGTGGACGTTCTCGACCATGGACCCGGCCAGGGCCTCGTCGTCCACGCCCGTCAGGTCCTCACGGACGATCACGCGGACCTTCCGGTACTTGCGGCCCTCGGCCACGGCCCGCTCGGCGGCGGCGCGCGCGGCCTTCATCCGCCGCTGGCCCATGACGATGCCCAGCTTGCCCTCGTTCGCTCCCACCTGGGGCCGCAGGACCGGGGCCTGCTGGACACCCACGGCGTCCACGCTGGCGATCAGGCCGGGGTCGGGCTCGGTGGTGTCCTCCTCGCCGTCCTCGCGCTTCTTGCGGTGGTTGAACGGGTCGACGATGACCCGGCTCTCCTCGGGCTCGTCGGGACGGAAGTCGGTGAGCGGGTCGATCCACTCCAGCCGCCCGGCGTCCGCCTCTTCTGCGATGGCGGCCGGGGCCTGCTCGTTCTGCGTCACGGTCAAGGTGAGTCCCTTCGTGGGTGTGGGTTTCGAGGTGTGTCGGTCGGGGTGCCACCCCCTCCCAACAAGGACAACATTACCAGTGTTGAGCCTGATCGCCAAGGGTTTCGGTGCCTGTGACCAGGGTTTTTCTCGTGAATTCGAGCCGGGCCGCTCGACGCTGGCCCGTCGCTCCGGGTCGGTTCCGCACCACCGGCTGGGCACGCGGCGGCGGTGGTGTCCGCCCACCGGCAGGCGCGGCCGGCGACTCCAGTGCGGCCCGGCCGGCGCTGACGGACAGTCCGCCCGAGGGGCGGCGCGGATACCTCAGCTGATGATGGCGGCCGTCGCGCTCGGCGCGTTTCCCAGCCGCCCCGGCCTGTGCTGGCCGGGGCGGTACGGGGCCGTCGCCTCGGGGGCTCCGATGTCAGCCGATGGGGTCCTGTTCGGCCCCTTCTCCGCCGTGCTCCTCGATGAGCGCGCGGACGGCCGAAACCGGCACGTCGTAGAACAGACGCCCGGTGGCGTCCTCGCCGTCGGAGGTGAGCCACAGCTCCCACTGGTCCTCCCCCTCCCACGCCTCGCTGTTGGGGACGTCGACCCCCTCGACCAGGTAGACCTCCTCGAACTGGGCATTTCCGGGCTGGCCCTTGACGCTGAGGCCCTTCCCGTCGGCCAGGAAGATGCGCCGGTAGTTGCCGTCCGTGCCGTGCGCCGCGAGATAGTCGAGTCGGGC
The sequence above is a segment of the Streptomyces xanthii genome. Coding sequences within it:
- a CDS encoding ParB/RepB/Spo0J family partition protein, coding for MTVTQNEQAPAAIAEEADAGRLEWIDPLTDFRPDEPEESRVIVDPFNHRKKREDGEEDTTEPDPGLIASVDAVGVQQAPVLRPQVGANEGKLGIVMGQRRMKAARAAAERAVAEGRKYRKVRVIVREDLTGVDDEALAGSMVENVHRAAASVQDDLDAAQQLALMVNAKRVPKARKAQLAAAIGRTTEELDAAPRVAKIAPEVIEELWDQGAEFDWVEQADFAEVEDVPNALWKLEQAKRKDTDEGNTKRGAWRQAMQALRAEKEKAERIAAATAELAKKMIPVIGWPHSWQYSAARPLEELESAIGRPLTEAGHNETCEGHAATFDPADGEVVWICRDFKKHGHRITGAAQNEDGGSEEVDEKAEAEREAARAEARRVKANNAAWRSVREVRQAFIVDMCQDKGEAPADVKDLVLTGIITGSYAYTHYVTGDYGRLLSKFLKDENLTHTRPDAVAKLIKRTGAKRYWWLLFAHIAGMYEFEHMTDEAWRGKKDEFGRRKPIERKTVEWLNFLKKHGYSLSEVEEETLATAQQQAEEKAKQEAERQAQRERWEREREEARLKREAEEKAAREAEGAQESEGREAEAEPGTEPGEPDDE